Proteins encoded within one genomic window of Hevea brasiliensis isolate MT/VB/25A 57/8 chromosome 8, ASM3005281v1, whole genome shotgun sequence:
- the LOC110667525 gene encoding uncharacterized protein LOC110667525, translating into MKAWKKLKKFFKKTHQEPYFLQPPPCHCCCSYSSPVQPSAPPLSPWLVQDQTNEVGCQCHTRFSSQEVGKANHFYPSSATETTPLTYQQYTVPNPVYGMPVVQTPRRERLAGFYGFAISFGVNVIRCFCPCFGIREVD; encoded by the coding sequence ATGAAAGCATGGAAGAAGCTCAAGAAGTTCTTCAAGAAGACCCATCAAGAACCTTATTTTCTTCAACCGCCACCATGTCACTGTTGCTGCTCATACTCCAGTCCAGTTCAACCCTCAGCTCCACCACTGTCACCATGGCTGGTTCAAGACCAGACCAATGAAGTGGGCTGCCAATGTCACACCCGGTTCTCATCTCAAGAAGTTGGGAAAGCGAACCACTTTTATCCTTCATCGGCAACTGAGACTACCCCATTAACCTACCAGCAATATACAGTTCCAAATCCTGTTTATGGAATGCCTGTTGTGCAGACACCGAGAAGAGAAAGGTTAGCTGGGTTCTATGGATTTGCTATTAGCTTTGGTGTCAACGTAATTCGTTGCTTCTGTCCTTGTTTTGGCATTCGAGAAGTTGATTAA
- the LOC131182478 gene encoding uncharacterized protein LOC131182478: MGSLMMKLLLLILIIGGSVSCSLGVEPLESLVSQKGRKEKTACQLAVKENSSDMIEKLRENDENLQAAADSKQNIDGNFRYNEIIMRRLLQRGPVPPSSGNTPCTHIPGRGKGCVTPNTHG, encoded by the exons ATGGGGAG TTTGATGATGAAGCTGCTACTGTTAATCTTGATTATTGGCGGATCAGTCTCTTGTTCTCTTGGAGTTGAACCGCTTGAAAGCTTGGTTTCACAAAAGGGAAGGAAAGAGAAAACCGCTTGTCAACTTGCAGTAAAAGAAAATTCTAGTGATATGATAGAAAAGCTGAGGGAAAATGATGAAAATCTGCAAGCTGCTGCAGATTCCAAGCAAAATATTGATGGCAATTTCAGATACAATGAAATTATCATGCGAAGACTACTACAAAGGGGACCTGTGCCTCCTAGCTCTGGTAACACTCCTTGTACTCATATTCCTGGTAGAGGAAAGGGTTGTGTTACTCCTAATACTCATGGTTGA
- the LOC110667523 gene encoding uncharacterized protein LOC110667523, translated as MKKGFQDLEATISTAIESDNSFKENSSSILEHEPTLHEKSISQNRPPKTPRIELQEIDISSLERDPGNRPNMWDYPINQQDEIRRAYIKAGPYQFIMSNYPPDKNHLEGFRTWKKVNDGKNCAFFYHVEKDPNSLHKAAVKKSRDLMNQNQHIEKVIEKQSCQQIENNRLREVLEMAPQNASYISPKGQKEILHVISNKVQDAIRDEIGDGKFCIIVDEACDESRKEQMAIVLRFFDKDGYKISDVLARHNLSIKNIRGQGYDGASNMRGEWSGLLALFLSKCPYAYYIHCFPHRLHLALVATSREVISGHQFFSKLTLITNVVTSSSKRHDQLQAAQIVEVEKLIANHELEIVKGLNQVGTIKRVGDTRWSSHLSFVRSLVIMFEATYLVLKITIVEGATYSQRGDADYAYNVITSFEFVFILHLMKEILEITDDLCQALQRKSQDILNAMCLVSTTKMLIQKMRESGWDSLLESVKLFYEKHEIDIPNMNAHYNSGRELNVRFKEDMMESLILNSSLDPRDGFRSFRIDDVFSLANKFYSKDFSEQEKLHLRYQLEHFELDIQHDSEMQKLSTISELCQYLVKSRKSTIYPLINRLVRLVLTLLVSTATTERAFSAMSLVKTKLRNNMGDDFLANSLIIYIQKEIADTFSIDSIIDEFYAMKERRVQLKMLRPKS; from the exons ATGAAAAAGGGTTTTCAAGATTTAGAAGCTACCATTTCAACTGCAATTGAAAGTGACAACTCATTTAAGGAGAATTCTAGTTCAATTCTTGAACATGAGCCAACTCTTCATGagaaatcaatttctcaaaatcgtCCACCAAAAACTCCTCGAATTGAATTACAAGAAATTGATATCTCATCTTTAGAACGTGATCCTGGAAACCGTCCAAATATGTGGGATTATCCTATCAACCAACAAGATGAAATTCGAAGAGCTTACATCAAAGCTGGACCTTATCAATTTATTATGTCTAACTATCCTCCTGATAAGAATCATC TTGAGGGATTCCGTACATGGAAAAAAGTAAATGATGGGAAAAACTGTGCTTTCTTCTATCATGTGGAAAAAGATCCTAACTCATTACATAAGGCTGCAGTGAAAAAGTCTAGAGATCTTATGAACCAAAATCAACATATTGAGAAGGTGATTGAAAAGCAATCTTGTCAACAAATTGAAAATAACCGTCTAAG GGAGGTATTGGAAATGGCTCCTCAAAATGCATCTTACATTTCACCCAAAGGTCAAAAGGAAATTTTACATGTCATATCTAATAAGGTACAAGATGCAATTCGCGATGAGATTGGAGATGGAAAATTTTGCATTATTGTTGATGAGGCTTGTGATGAATCAAGAAAGGAGCAAATGGCCATTGTGTTGAGATTTTTTGATAAAGATGGCTAT aaaatttcagatgtTCTTGCTCGGCACAATTTGAGTATAAAAAATATTCGAGGTCAAGGTTATGATGGAGCTAGTAATATGCGTGGGGAATGGTCTGGACTACTAGCCTTATTTTTGAGCAAATGTCCATATGCCTATTACATACATTGTTTCCCTCATAGGCTCCATTTAGCATTGGTTGCGACATCTAGAGAGGTAATTTCAGGTCATCAATTTTTCTCTAAATTAACTCTTATTACCAATGTTGTTACTTCCTCTTCTAAAAGGCATGATCAATTGCAAGCCGCTCAAATTGTTgaagttgagaaattgattgctaATCATGAGCTTGAGATTGTTAAAGGATTAAATCAAGTTGGAACTATAAAACGGGTTGGTGATACTCGATGGAGTTCTCACTTAAGCTTTGTTAGAAGCTTAGTCATTATGTTCGAAGCGACTTATTTGGTCTTGAAAATCACAATTGTTGAAGGGGCTACTTATAGCCAAAGGGGAGATGCTGATTATGCTTATAATGTTATCACTTCTTTTGAATTTGTGTTTATTTTGCATCTTATGAAAGAAATACTTGAGATCACAGATGACCTTTGCCAAGCCTTACAGCGTAAGTCTCAAGATATTCTGAATGCAATGTGCTTAGTATCAACAACAAAAATGTTGATTCAGAAAATGAGAGAAAGTGGATGGGATTCATTGCTTGAAAGTGTGAAATTATTTTACGAGAAACATGAAATTGATATCCCTAATATGAATGCTCATTATAATTCTGGTCGAG aactaaatGTTAGGTTTAAGGAAGATATGATGGAGTCACTTATTCTTAACTCCTCTTTAGATCCAAGGGATGGTTTTAGATCATTTAGAATTGATGATGTTTTCAGTCTTGCAAATAAGTTTTATTCTAAAGATTTTTCAGAACAAGAAAAATTACATTTGAGATATCAATTAGAGCATTTTGAACTTGATATTCAACATGATTCTGAAATGCAGAAATTATCAACTATCTCTGAATTGTGCCAATATTTAGTAAAATcaagaaagtcaactatttatcCTCTTATTAATAGGTTGGTTAGACTTGTTTTGACACTTCTAGTCTCAACTGCTACTACTGAGCGAGCTTTCTCAGCTATGAGTCTTGTAAAGACTAAGCTTCGTAATAATATGGGAGATGATTTTCTTGCAAATTCCTTGATTATATATATTCAGAAAGAGATAGCTGATACTTTTAgcattgattctataattgatgaGTTTTATGCTATGAAAGAGCGACGAGTACAGCTCAAGATGCTAAGACCTAAGTCGTAA
- the LOC110667557 gene encoding DExH-box ATP-dependent RNA helicase DExH9 isoform X1, protein MASVKRKSVEDPSGEPLPMQKQRRENGSVTANESVACVHDVSYPEGYIPPPRPGFSAHKDSKPVKEFPFTLDPFQSEAIKWLDNGESVMVSAHTSAGKTVVALYAIAMSLRNQQRVIYTSPIKALSNQKYREFKEEFSDVGLMTGDVTIEPNSSCLVMTTEIWRSMQYKGSEITREVAWVIFDEVHYMRDRERGVVWEESIVMAPKNSRFVFLSATVPNAKEFADWVAKVHQQPCHIVYTDYRPTPLQHYIFPAGANGLYLVVDEKGKFREDSFQKALNALVPKSEGEKKRENGKWQKGLVVGKIGEESDIFKMVKMIIQRQYDPVILFSFSKRECEFLAMQMAKMDLNEDDEKVNIETIFWSAMDMLSDDDKKLPQVSNMLPLLKRGIGVHHSGLLPILKEVIEILFQEGLIKCLFATETFSIGLNMPAKTVVFTNVRKFDGDKFRWISSGEYIQMSGRAGRRGIDDRGICILMVDEKLEPPTAKMMLKGSADSLNSAFHLSYNMLLNQMRCEDGDPENLLRNSFYQFQADRAIPDLEKQVKVLEEERDSMIIEEEDNLKNYYDLIQQYKSLKKDVCDIVFSPKYCLPFLQAGRIVCLQCTGIDESSPSFSIEDKVTWGVIINFDRVKNFSEVHEPDDASRKPEDSNYTVDVLTRCVVSRDGIAKKNIKIVPLKESGEPLVVSVSISEITSLSSARLYLSKDLLPLEVRENTLKKVLEILSRNPTGLPLDPEGDMKIQSNSYKKAVRRIEALEHLFEKHEIAKSPLIEQKLKVLHKKQELTAKIKSIKKTMRSSTSLAFKDELKARKRVLRRLGYVTSDDVVELKGKVACEISSADELTLTELMFNGVLKDIKVEEMISLLSCFVWQEKLQDAAKPREELDLLFSQLQDTARRVAKLQLECKVQIDVENFVSSFRPDIMEAVYAWAKGSKFYEIMEITQVFEGSLIRAIRRLEEVLQQLIQAAKSIGETELEAKFEEAVSKIKRDIVFAASLYL, encoded by the exons ATGGCATCAGTGAAGAGAAAGTCGGTTGAAGACCCATCTGGGGAGCCTCTCCCTATGCAGAAACAGCGGAGAGAGAATGGTTCAGTGACTGCCAATGAATCGGTGGCCTGTGTTCATGATGTCTCATATCCAGAGGGTTATATTCCACCTCCTCGCCCAGGCTTTTCAGCTCATAAGGACTCGAAGCCTGTAAAAGAATTCCCATTCACTCTGGACCCTTTTCAGTCTGAAGCTATTAAGTGGCTTGATAATGGCGAGTCTGTTATG GTTTCAGCACATACATCAGCTGGAAAAACTGTAGTGGCATTATATGCTATTGCTATGTCTCTGAGAAATCAGCAACGTGTCATATACACTTCACCCATTAAGGCACTCAGCAATCAAAAATACAGAGAGTTCAAAGAAGAATTCTCTGATGTAGGTTTGATGACTGGAGATGTCACAATTGAGCCTAATTCTTCTTGCTTG GTGATGACCACAGAAATATGGCGCAGTATGCAGTATAAAGGATCTGAAATTACTCGTGAGGTGGCTTGGGTCATTTTTGATGAAGTACATTATATGCGTGATCGTGAAAGAGGCGTGGTATGGGAAGAAAGCATTGTTATGGCCCCAAAGAATTCTAGATTTGTGTTCCTCTCTGCAACTGTGCCTAATGCAAAAGAATTTGCTGATTGGGTAGCAAAG GTTCACCAACAACCATGTCACATCGTTTATACTGACTATCGACCAACTCCTCTTCAGCATTATATTTTTCCTGCCGGAGCTAATGGTTTATACTTAGTGGTGGATGAAAAGGGGAAGTTTCGAGAGGACAGCTTTCAGAAAGCATTGAATGCACTTGTTCCTAAGAGTGAAGGTGAGAAGAAAAGGGAAAATGGGAAGTGGCAAAAGGGTTTAGTGGTGGGTAAAATTGGCGAAGAAAGTGACATCTTTAAGATGGTAAAAATGATCATTCAGCGCCAGTATGACCCAGTCATTCTTTTCAGCTTTAGCAAACGAGAATGTGAATTTCTTGCCATGCAG ATGGCAAAAATGGATCTAAATGAGGATGATGAGAAAGTGAACATAGAAACCATTTTTTGGAGTGCCATGGACATGCTTTCTGATGATGACAAGAAACTACCTCAG GTTTCAAATATGTTACCCCTCTTAAAGCGGGGAATAGGTGTGCATCATTCTGGCTTGCTTCCCATTTTGAAAGAAGTGATCGAGATTTTATTTCAAGAAGGGTTGATCAAG TGTCTGTTTGCTACAGAGACCTTTAGCATAGGTTTGAACATGCCTGCAAAAACTGTGGTATTCACCAATGTCCGTAAATTTGATGGAGACAAGTTCAGATGGATATCTAGTGGAGAGTACATCCAAATGAGTGGCCGAGCTGGTCGTCGAGGAATTGATGATCGTGGGATATGCATCCTTATGGTGGACGAGAAACTTGAGCCTCCTACTGCTAAAATGATGCTCAAAGGAAGTGCTGACAGTTTGAACAG TGCCTTCCATTTAAGCTACAACATGCTTTTAAATCAAATGCGCTGTGAAGATGGGGATCCTGAAAATTTGCTGCGAAATTCATTCTATCAATTCCAAGCTGATCGTGCTATTCCTGATCTTGAG AAACAAGTGAAAGTCCTTGAAGAAGAGAGGGACTCGATGAtaattgaagaagaagataatCTAAAGAATTATTATGATCTGATTCAACAATACAAAAGTTTGAAGAAGGATGTTTGTGATATTGTGTTTTCTCCAAAGTACTGCCTACCCTTTCTGCAGGCCGGTAGAATTGTATGCCTCCAATGCACTGGGATTGATGAAAGCTCTCCATCTTTCTCCATTGAAGACAAAGTTACATGGGGTGTGATAATCAATTTTGACAGAGTCAAAAACTTTTCTGAAG TGCATGAACCAGATGATGCAAGTAGAAAGCCCGAAGATTCAAACTACACAGTGGATGTTCTTACAAGATGTGTCGTGAGCAGAGATGGAATTGCGAAAAAGAATATCAAGATTGTCCCATTGAAAGAGTCTGGAGAGCCTCTTGTTGTTTCTGTTTCTATCTCTGAG ATTACTAGTCTTAGTAGTGCTCGCTTGTACCTGTCGAAGGACCTTTTGCCTTTGGAAGTTCGAGAGAACACCTTAAAGAAGGTTTTAGAAATTCTATCTAGAAATCCTACTGGACTGCCACTAGATCCTGAAGGAGATATGAAG ATCCAAAGTAACTCATACAAAAAGGCAGTCCGACGGATAGAGGCTTTAGAGCACCTCTTTGAGAAGCATGAAATTGCAAAATCTCCCCTTATCGAGCAAAAACTCAAAGTTTTACACAAGAAGCAAGAATTAACAGCCAAGATTAAGTCAATCAAGAAAACAATGCGTTCTTCCACATCTTTGGCTTTCAAAGATGAACTTAAAGCCAGAAAAAGAGTTCTTCGGAGGCTAGG ATATGTTACAAGTGACGATGTAGTGGAGTTGAAAGGAAAAGTAGCTTGTGAAATTAGTAGTGCAGATGAGTTGACCTTGACAGAGCTCATGTTCAATGGTGTTTTAAAGGACATAAAGGTGGAGGAGATGATATCTCTTCTTTCATGTTTTGTGTGGCAAGAAAAGCTCCAGGATGCTGCAAAACCTAGGGAAGAACTTGACTTACTCTTTTCACAATTACAAGATACAGCTCGAAGAGTTGCCAAACTTCAGCTTGAATGCAAG GTCCAAATTGATGTGGAGAATTTTGTGAGTTCATTTCGGCCTGATATTATGGAGGCTGTATATGCTTGGGCAAAAGGATCCAAATTCTATGAAATCATGGAAATTACACAGGTTTTTGAGGGGAGTTTGATCAGGGCAATTAGGAGATTGGAGGAAGTTCTTCAGCAGCTTATACAAGCAGCAAAATCCATTGGCGAAACAGAGCTGGAGGCAAAATTTGAAGAGGCTGTTTCAAAAATCAAGAGAGACATAGTGTTTGCAGCATCTTTATACTTATAG
- the LOC110667557 gene encoding DExH-box ATP-dependent RNA helicase DExH9 isoform X2 has product MASVKRKSVEDPSGEPLPMQKQRRENGSVTANESVACVHDVSYPEGYIPPPRPGFSAHKDSKPVKEFPFTLDPFQSEAIKWLDNGESVMVSAHTSAGKTVVALYAIAMSLRNQQRVIYTSPIKALSNQKYREFKEEFSDVGLMTGDVTIEPNSSCLVMTTEIWRSMQYKGSEITREVAWVIFDEVHYMRDRERGVVWEESIVMAPKNSRFVFLSATVPNAKEFADWVAKVHQQPCHIVYTDYRPTPLQHYIFPAGANGLYLVVDEKGKFREDSFQKALNALVPKSEGEKKRENGKWQKGLVVGKIGEESDIFKMVKMIIQRQYDPVILFSFSKRECEFLAMQMAKMDLNEDDEKVNIETIFWSAMDMLSDDDKKLPQVSNMLPLLKRGIGVHHSGLLPILKEVIEILFQEGLIKCLFATETFSIGLNMPAKTVVFTNVRKFDGDKFRWISSGEYIQMSGRAGRRGIDDRGICILMVDEKLEPPTAKMMLKGSADSLNSAFHLSYNMLLNQMRCEDGDPENLLRNSFYQFQADRAIPDLEKQVKVLEEERDSMIIEEEDNLKNYYDLIQQYKSLKKDVCDIVFSPKYCLPFLQAGRIVCLQCTGIDESSPSFSIEDKVTWGVIINFDRVKNFSEDDASRKPEDSNYTVDVLTRCVVSRDGIAKKNIKIVPLKESGEPLVVSVSISEITSLSSARLYLSKDLLPLEVRENTLKKVLEILSRNPTGLPLDPEGDMKIQSNSYKKAVRRIEALEHLFEKHEIAKSPLIEQKLKVLHKKQELTAKIKSIKKTMRSSTSLAFKDELKARKRVLRRLGYVTSDDVVELKGKVACEISSADELTLTELMFNGVLKDIKVEEMISLLSCFVWQEKLQDAAKPREELDLLFSQLQDTARRVAKLQLECKVQIDVENFVSSFRPDIMEAVYAWAKGSKFYEIMEITQVFEGSLIRAIRRLEEVLQQLIQAAKSIGETELEAKFEEAVSKIKRDIVFAASLYL; this is encoded by the exons ATGGCATCAGTGAAGAGAAAGTCGGTTGAAGACCCATCTGGGGAGCCTCTCCCTATGCAGAAACAGCGGAGAGAGAATGGTTCAGTGACTGCCAATGAATCGGTGGCCTGTGTTCATGATGTCTCATATCCAGAGGGTTATATTCCACCTCCTCGCCCAGGCTTTTCAGCTCATAAGGACTCGAAGCCTGTAAAAGAATTCCCATTCACTCTGGACCCTTTTCAGTCTGAAGCTATTAAGTGGCTTGATAATGGCGAGTCTGTTATG GTTTCAGCACATACATCAGCTGGAAAAACTGTAGTGGCATTATATGCTATTGCTATGTCTCTGAGAAATCAGCAACGTGTCATATACACTTCACCCATTAAGGCACTCAGCAATCAAAAATACAGAGAGTTCAAAGAAGAATTCTCTGATGTAGGTTTGATGACTGGAGATGTCACAATTGAGCCTAATTCTTCTTGCTTG GTGATGACCACAGAAATATGGCGCAGTATGCAGTATAAAGGATCTGAAATTACTCGTGAGGTGGCTTGGGTCATTTTTGATGAAGTACATTATATGCGTGATCGTGAAAGAGGCGTGGTATGGGAAGAAAGCATTGTTATGGCCCCAAAGAATTCTAGATTTGTGTTCCTCTCTGCAACTGTGCCTAATGCAAAAGAATTTGCTGATTGGGTAGCAAAG GTTCACCAACAACCATGTCACATCGTTTATACTGACTATCGACCAACTCCTCTTCAGCATTATATTTTTCCTGCCGGAGCTAATGGTTTATACTTAGTGGTGGATGAAAAGGGGAAGTTTCGAGAGGACAGCTTTCAGAAAGCATTGAATGCACTTGTTCCTAAGAGTGAAGGTGAGAAGAAAAGGGAAAATGGGAAGTGGCAAAAGGGTTTAGTGGTGGGTAAAATTGGCGAAGAAAGTGACATCTTTAAGATGGTAAAAATGATCATTCAGCGCCAGTATGACCCAGTCATTCTTTTCAGCTTTAGCAAACGAGAATGTGAATTTCTTGCCATGCAG ATGGCAAAAATGGATCTAAATGAGGATGATGAGAAAGTGAACATAGAAACCATTTTTTGGAGTGCCATGGACATGCTTTCTGATGATGACAAGAAACTACCTCAG GTTTCAAATATGTTACCCCTCTTAAAGCGGGGAATAGGTGTGCATCATTCTGGCTTGCTTCCCATTTTGAAAGAAGTGATCGAGATTTTATTTCAAGAAGGGTTGATCAAG TGTCTGTTTGCTACAGAGACCTTTAGCATAGGTTTGAACATGCCTGCAAAAACTGTGGTATTCACCAATGTCCGTAAATTTGATGGAGACAAGTTCAGATGGATATCTAGTGGAGAGTACATCCAAATGAGTGGCCGAGCTGGTCGTCGAGGAATTGATGATCGTGGGATATGCATCCTTATGGTGGACGAGAAACTTGAGCCTCCTACTGCTAAAATGATGCTCAAAGGAAGTGCTGACAGTTTGAACAG TGCCTTCCATTTAAGCTACAACATGCTTTTAAATCAAATGCGCTGTGAAGATGGGGATCCTGAAAATTTGCTGCGAAATTCATTCTATCAATTCCAAGCTGATCGTGCTATTCCTGATCTTGAG AAACAAGTGAAAGTCCTTGAAGAAGAGAGGGACTCGATGAtaattgaagaagaagataatCTAAAGAATTATTATGATCTGATTCAACAATACAAAAGTTTGAAGAAGGATGTTTGTGATATTGTGTTTTCTCCAAAGTACTGCCTACCCTTTCTGCAGGCCGGTAGAATTGTATGCCTCCAATGCACTGGGATTGATGAAAGCTCTCCATCTTTCTCCATTGAAGACAAAGTTACATGGGGTGTGATAATCAATTTTGACAGAGTCAAAAACTTTTCTGAAG ATGATGCAAGTAGAAAGCCCGAAGATTCAAACTACACAGTGGATGTTCTTACAAGATGTGTCGTGAGCAGAGATGGAATTGCGAAAAAGAATATCAAGATTGTCCCATTGAAAGAGTCTGGAGAGCCTCTTGTTGTTTCTGTTTCTATCTCTGAG ATTACTAGTCTTAGTAGTGCTCGCTTGTACCTGTCGAAGGACCTTTTGCCTTTGGAAGTTCGAGAGAACACCTTAAAGAAGGTTTTAGAAATTCTATCTAGAAATCCTACTGGACTGCCACTAGATCCTGAAGGAGATATGAAG ATCCAAAGTAACTCATACAAAAAGGCAGTCCGACGGATAGAGGCTTTAGAGCACCTCTTTGAGAAGCATGAAATTGCAAAATCTCCCCTTATCGAGCAAAAACTCAAAGTTTTACACAAGAAGCAAGAATTAACAGCCAAGATTAAGTCAATCAAGAAAACAATGCGTTCTTCCACATCTTTGGCTTTCAAAGATGAACTTAAAGCCAGAAAAAGAGTTCTTCGGAGGCTAGG ATATGTTACAAGTGACGATGTAGTGGAGTTGAAAGGAAAAGTAGCTTGTGAAATTAGTAGTGCAGATGAGTTGACCTTGACAGAGCTCATGTTCAATGGTGTTTTAAAGGACATAAAGGTGGAGGAGATGATATCTCTTCTTTCATGTTTTGTGTGGCAAGAAAAGCTCCAGGATGCTGCAAAACCTAGGGAAGAACTTGACTTACTCTTTTCACAATTACAAGATACAGCTCGAAGAGTTGCCAAACTTCAGCTTGAATGCAAG GTCCAAATTGATGTGGAGAATTTTGTGAGTTCATTTCGGCCTGATATTATGGAGGCTGTATATGCTTGGGCAAAAGGATCCAAATTCTATGAAATCATGGAAATTACACAGGTTTTTGAGGGGAGTTTGATCAGGGCAATTAGGAGATTGGAGGAAGTTCTTCAGCAGCTTATACAAGCAGCAAAATCCATTGGCGAAACAGAGCTGGAGGCAAAATTTGAAGAGGCTGTTTCAAAAATCAAGAGAGACATAGTGTTTGCAGCATCTTTATACTTATAG